A section of the Streptomyces sp. CG1 genome encodes:
- the drmC gene encoding DISARM system phospholipase D-like protein DrmC, whose translation MSDSQAALLLGRLLTRSEAKGVADRLVDGDTLTAALKAVAPGRRVEARRFLAEAGEGPGAEAQRIALLRAIEGARTLPTTLTPLWTMPGHLARSGPLTTSVPYLIANARHAVTCSTFNFQRTSGVWTALQEVAQRSEVAVRVYLDTRAADDPGGVRAPTTSEVAQHLKPAEVWRTKTFGGAYVRNHAKFLAVDHHLLLVTSANFSWSAENSNVEFGVVIDNANLTETVEREMREVEGTLYEQVQEG comes from the coding sequence ATGAGTGACTCCCAGGCTGCTCTGCTCCTCGGCAGACTCCTCACTCGCAGCGAAGCCAAGGGCGTCGCGGACAGGCTCGTCGACGGCGACACGCTCACTGCTGCCCTCAAGGCAGTCGCCCCAGGCCGACGAGTTGAGGCGAGGAGATTCCTGGCGGAGGCCGGCGAAGGCCCTGGGGCTGAGGCCCAGCGCATCGCCCTGCTGCGGGCGATAGAGGGGGCACGGACCCTACCCACCACGCTCACACCCTTGTGGACGATGCCTGGGCACCTCGCCCGGAGCGGGCCACTGACCACGTCCGTGCCGTACCTGATCGCTAATGCGCGCCATGCGGTGACCTGCTCCACCTTCAACTTTCAGCGTACGTCTGGCGTGTGGACCGCTCTCCAGGAGGTCGCACAGCGCTCCGAAGTCGCGGTGCGGGTCTACCTCGACACCCGTGCGGCAGACGATCCGGGCGGCGTCCGAGCGCCGACGACATCCGAGGTTGCCCAGCATCTCAAGCCAGCCGAGGTGTGGCGCACCAAGACGTTCGGCGGCGCGTACGTCCGCAACCACGCCAAGTTCCTCGCCGTCGACCACCACCTGCTCCTGGTGACCAGCGCGAACTTCTCCTGGAGCGCGGAGAACAGCAATGTCGAGTTCGGTGTCGTGATCGACAACGCGAACCTCACGGAGACCGTCGAACGCGAGATGCGCGAAGTCGAGGGGACCCTGTACGAACAAGTACAGGAGGGGTAA
- a CDS encoding tetratricopeptide repeat protein: MQAGEVSGGVHFHHQVPLPAPVIVPHQLRSSVRHFVNRSEERARLSSLVADRHDEPNVVRVAAITGTAGVGKTSLALHWAHSIRSHFPGGELYANLRGYTAGSPVTPQEVLGRFLEDLGVPATHVPAEPERRETMFRSLLAERRVLLVLDNAADSSQVRPLLPATSGCLVVVTSRDDLSGLVRQEGALRLDVTTFPTADAVELLRAATADYRTSDPRGDLAALARLCAGLPLALRIAAERAAGWPSMPLGELIDDLRDESARWSVLTAEAEEGSDAMRSVFEWSYRALSDPAAQLFRRLGLHPGNEFGLPAAVSLAGSDPAHVRGLLDTLVRAHLLERRPAARYEFHDLLRAYAAEQVRREESETERTEILGRCLAWYLHTAYAAQCAMAPFDRYDLDDRIPAPATALHFENYQSAFDWYRVESANLVTATRAAADAGFPEIAWRLAVVLRAVYMHQNAFDDWEATARIGVEAAARTGEQHGEAEALESLGKAAFQALRLDEAEEHHRASLALRRHIGDRRGMAVSINALGLLGLRRRRLDEARAHFTDGAEIFRELGDRRWTALVRSNLAETLCELGQGEEAWALIEQVLDDFRQLGDRACEGNALCLLSWAQRTSGEPEAAARSIRNALSIADDENNRVWQGHWGTEAARVERALGNPEESLRLFQKSAAVQQKLGDASREAAALDGAGEACQSLGRFEEAAELHRRAARTYHQLDSHWQLARAQAHLADALTSLGDHESARAAREKALHLLDSFDDPRAIALTEKVAQCLGDDGR; this comes from the coding sequence GTGCAGGCTGGCGAGGTCAGCGGCGGGGTGCATTTTCATCACCAGGTGCCGTTGCCTGCGCCTGTCATCGTGCCGCATCAGTTACGGAGCTCCGTACGCCACTTCGTCAACAGGTCCGAGGAACGAGCCCGCCTCAGCAGTCTTGTGGCGGACCGGCATGACGAGCCGAATGTGGTGCGCGTAGCGGCTATCACCGGGACTGCCGGGGTCGGCAAGACCTCACTGGCACTGCACTGGGCGCACAGCATCCGGTCGCATTTCCCGGGTGGTGAGCTCTACGCCAATCTGCGGGGCTACACTGCGGGCTCCCCTGTTACACCGCAGGAAGTACTGGGCCGCTTTCTCGAGGACCTCGGCGTCCCCGCCACGCATGTGCCGGCCGAACCGGAGCGCCGGGAGACGATGTTCCGGTCGCTGCTCGCCGAGCGCCGCGTGCTGCTCGTACTCGACAATGCCGCGGACAGCTCGCAGGTCCGCCCGCTGCTGCCCGCCACCTCCGGTTGTCTCGTTGTGGTGACCAGCCGGGATGACCTGTCCGGCCTGGTCCGCCAGGAGGGCGCACTGCGCCTGGACGTCACAACGTTCCCCACGGCGGACGCCGTGGAACTGCTGCGTGCCGCCACCGCCGATTACCGGACCAGCGACCCTCGGGGAGACTTGGCGGCGTTGGCCCGACTGTGCGCAGGACTGCCTCTGGCACTGCGTATCGCCGCCGAACGCGCGGCAGGCTGGCCATCCATGCCGCTCGGCGAGCTGATCGACGACCTGCGCGACGAATCGGCCCGGTGGAGCGTTTTAACAGCCGAGGCCGAGGAGGGGTCCGACGCAATGCGCAGCGTTTTCGAGTGGTCTTACCGAGCGCTGTCCGACCCCGCGGCCCAGCTGTTCCGACGGCTCGGCCTGCACCCTGGCAACGAGTTCGGCCTACCCGCCGCTGTGAGCCTCGCTGGAAGCGATCCGGCCCATGTACGGGGCCTGTTGGACACATTGGTGCGAGCCCATCTGCTGGAGCGACGCCCCGCCGCTCGCTACGAGTTCCATGACCTGCTGCGGGCCTATGCGGCGGAGCAGGTCCGGCGGGAGGAGAGCGAGACGGAGCGAACAGAGATCCTCGGGCGCTGTCTCGCCTGGTACCTCCACACCGCGTACGCGGCACAGTGCGCCATGGCGCCGTTCGACCGCTACGACCTGGACGACCGGATCCCCGCACCCGCCACGGCCCTCCACTTCGAGAACTACCAGTCAGCGTTCGACTGGTACCGCGTGGAAAGCGCCAACCTCGTCACCGCCACTCGCGCCGCCGCTGATGCCGGATTCCCTGAGATCGCATGGCGATTGGCCGTGGTGCTGCGGGCCGTCTACATGCACCAGAACGCCTTCGACGACTGGGAGGCAACTGCTCGCATCGGCGTCGAGGCCGCAGCACGCACCGGAGAGCAGCACGGTGAGGCGGAGGCGCTCGAATCTTTGGGCAAGGCTGCTTTCCAGGCATTGCGACTCGATGAGGCGGAGGAGCATCACCGCGCCTCGCTGGCCCTTCGCCGGCATATCGGCGACCGCCGTGGCATGGCGGTGTCCATCAACGCACTCGGCCTGCTCGGACTGCGTCGGCGACGACTCGACGAGGCCAGGGCGCACTTCACGGACGGCGCGGAGATTTTCCGTGAACTGGGCGACCGCCGATGGACGGCATTGGTGCGGAGCAACCTCGCGGAGACGCTGTGCGAACTCGGCCAGGGCGAGGAGGCCTGGGCCCTCATCGAGCAGGTGCTGGACGACTTCCGCCAACTCGGTGACCGCGCTTGCGAGGGCAATGCTCTGTGCCTGCTGAGCTGGGCACAGCGCACATCAGGCGAGCCCGAAGCTGCTGCCCGCTCGATCCGCAATGCCTTGTCGATCGCTGATGACGAGAACAACCGGGTGTGGCAGGGGCATTGGGGGACCGAAGCGGCACGAGTCGAGCGAGCACTCGGGAATCCTGAAGAATCCCTCCGCCTGTTCCAGAAGTCCGCTGCCGTTCAGCAGAAGCTCGGTGATGCGTCCCGGGAGGCTGCCGCACTGGACGGAGCGGGCGAGGCATGCCAGTCGCTCGGACGCTTCGAGGAGGCAGCAGAGCTGCACCGACGCGCCGCCCGTACCTACCACCAGCTCGACTCCCACTGGCAACTCGCCCGCGCCCAGGCGCATCTGGCCGATGCGCTGACGTCCCTGGGCGATCACGAATCGGCACGCGCCGCCCGAGAGAAAGCGCTCCACCTGCTCGATTCGTTCGACGATCCCAGAGCTATCGCCCTCACAGAGAAGGTGGCACAGTGCCTGGGTGATGACGGCAGATAG
- a CDS encoding helix-turn-helix domain-containing protein, which translates to MSSIPDRVLSLIEKSGLSRADFAQQIGLAETQLTDSLDGPRGFSTVEVARIAQACDVSVKWLITGTEPPLAVAGRTTTGQAGEAVAVARQYTSRRADLAGIGYPQPWQPVSVSLSEGSYSDQGERLARKALGVVVGAGRSTWDGDLAELLEEVFGVDVAVEEIGEGFDGLATATREAKLILLATTSNPARQRFTLAHELGHLLAEDDQEVHLDRDIFDPAQKKAPSEQRANAFASAFLMPEPLLREDIARRGSLTQVDHAALASRLMVTPEALAYRLLRLRIIDAGTCDRYKRMSASEAADLVGRGKEFERRSAESTMRRRPGPLLRDTRAAYEAGRSTLRPYASLIGVDVDELSRRLEEQAAGGES; encoded by the coding sequence GTGTCCAGCATTCCCGACCGAGTCCTGAGCCTGATCGAGAAGTCAGGTTTGAGCCGCGCTGACTTCGCTCAGCAGATCGGCTTGGCCGAAACCCAGCTCACTGATTCCCTCGACGGTCCACGAGGTTTCTCGACCGTAGAAGTCGCGCGCATCGCGCAGGCGTGTGACGTCTCCGTGAAGTGGCTGATCACCGGAACCGAGCCCCCACTGGCGGTGGCGGGCAGGACCACCACGGGGCAGGCCGGTGAGGCCGTCGCGGTGGCCCGCCAGTACACCTCGAGACGTGCGGACCTGGCCGGCATCGGTTATCCGCAGCCCTGGCAGCCCGTATCCGTGAGTCTGAGCGAGGGTAGCTACTCCGACCAAGGAGAGAGGCTGGCCCGTAAGGCCCTCGGAGTAGTGGTCGGCGCGGGCCGTTCGACATGGGACGGCGATCTGGCAGAGCTCCTCGAGGAGGTCTTTGGTGTCGATGTGGCTGTCGAGGAAATTGGTGAGGGTTTCGATGGCCTTGCCACCGCAACCCGTGAAGCCAAGCTGATCCTTCTGGCCACCACCTCCAACCCGGCACGGCAGCGCTTCACCCTCGCCCACGAGCTGGGGCACCTTCTCGCTGAGGACGATCAAGAGGTCCACCTCGACCGAGACATCTTCGACCCGGCCCAGAAGAAGGCACCGAGCGAACAACGTGCCAACGCCTTCGCATCCGCGTTCCTCATGCCAGAGCCTCTTCTCCGGGAAGACATCGCGCGCCGTGGCAGCCTGACGCAGGTTGATCACGCTGCCCTGGCCAGCCGGCTGATGGTGACACCCGAAGCGCTTGCGTACCGGCTGCTCCGCCTACGCATCATCGACGCCGGTACCTGCGACCGCTACAAGCGAATGTCTGCCAGTGAGGCGGCGGACCTCGTCGGCCGAGGTAAGGAGTTCGAGCGGCGATCAGCCGAATCGACAATGCGTAGACGCCCGGGCCCGCTTCTACGTGACACGCGTGCGGCCTACGAAGCTGGCCGGTCCACGCTTCGACCGTACGCCAGCCTGATCGGGGTGGATGTCGACGAGCTCAGCCGCAGGCTCGAGGAACAGGCAGCCGGTGGTGAGTCATGA
- a CDS encoding methionyl-tRNA formyltransferase: MADGMRIGLISFGTAEFAALHETCAAAGHDPVVYAFSRSMRPRKPTDESAARVAGEITAALPAGVDLLLPGSSEGLGASLDGYGLDLLVCYGFSWRLPRSVLQIPRHGVLNIHSSLLPKYRGPAPVLWAIRNGDPDLGVTVHRMDEEFDTGPVLTQQGGVPLPDDVTPRSLWTDLSPVLREQLSIALDRVRDPSAGEPQSADGISYAGLLEPEFFAVDTKMTARQVHNQVRTFHFMGPNLGPTATVNGRRLKVLRTSLTPVNGIRLDCADAPVWITASEPVVADD; the protein is encoded by the coding sequence ATGGCGGACGGCATGCGTATCGGCTTGATCTCCTTCGGCACGGCAGAGTTCGCCGCTCTGCACGAAACGTGCGCCGCAGCGGGCCATGACCCGGTCGTCTACGCGTTCTCCCGTTCTATGCGCCCCCGCAAGCCCACGGACGAGAGTGCGGCACGCGTTGCAGGCGAGATCACCGCAGCGCTGCCGGCGGGCGTCGACCTGCTGCTGCCGGGCAGTTCCGAAGGGCTGGGTGCCTCGTTAGACGGATACGGTCTTGACCTGCTCGTCTGCTATGGATTCTCGTGGCGGCTGCCACGATCCGTGCTGCAGATCCCGCGCCACGGCGTGCTCAACATTCACTCCTCGCTGCTGCCCAAATACCGCGGCCCGGCCCCAGTGCTCTGGGCGATCCGCAATGGCGACCCGGACCTGGGCGTGACAGTTCACCGTATGGACGAGGAATTCGACACCGGCCCGGTGCTGACCCAGCAAGGCGGCGTTCCGCTGCCGGACGATGTGACTCCCCGGAGCCTGTGGACTGACCTGTCCCCGGTGCTGCGCGAACAGCTGAGCATTGCCCTGGACCGGGTGCGAGACCCATCGGCAGGCGAACCGCAGTCCGCCGACGGCATCAGTTATGCGGGGTTGCTGGAACCGGAGTTCTTCGCAGTCGACACCAAAATGACCGCGCGCCAGGTCCACAACCAGGTGCGGACGTTCCATTTCATGGGCCCGAACCTCGGCCCTACGGCAACGGTCAACGGCCGTCGGTTGAAGGTCCTGCGGACCAGCCTCACCCCAGTCAACGGAATCCGTCTGGACTGCGCCGACGCGCCCGTATGGATTACGGCTTCGGAGCCCGTAGTGGCTGACGATTAG
- the drmA gene encoding DISARM system helicase DrmA, producing the protein MSVPHPPHEPSYPLDFEPDGRSWTARENLVDILRRELLGPAGGPEEIIEGAPDSAYLVGRIAPERLTAGEANPTQADSDDAATDVGDAVDAAESRGIPLTAVDDSSASSEEDDVDDQPQKRGLMIPASMGLRCQVPEDLDAFTVVTEFGTYEPVKEKQGEGDEPASRLRRYQRIPHRFGTTIKIADLTPSQTKTYVLKDQVLLRVDRYDDGERGCRLIEIALCNDRETPRQIPVEAWLYQTQLTVNALDGSPVFLPVNDVLLDTHEELDDELRRLRLQYRNRLEFAVGRTCSVDWTEIQGTRRASEVRTTWLPVAETPQTAAEEIGSAMLDMRALEVATPAELRAGLEPIVEGYATWLEAEEQRARELPDHLSPEGLEAVADARRVQKQLREGLEFLLADGENSAEALLCFRFMNRVMADQRVQSQVAQRRAGQSEESRESIDEAINAIIEAEGIRAHSWRTFQIAFILMQLPLLFDPAADKRSTDLAKAQLLFFPTGGGKTEAYLGLAAYTFAVRRRQGIVDAFDGPLDGRSGVAVLMRYTLRLLTAQQFQRATALVCAAERARKQEPEIWGDEPFRIGLWVGTDVSPKRYDEAAKQLERANQGHGFRLTVLQVQRCPWCGTPIEARNVRADDARRRVFVYCGDELADCPFADGGEIDEGLPVLTVDEEIYRLVPAFVIATVDKFARLAREGEAASLFGYVSRRCERHDFVHPDYSQCSIKDGSKHPKKDGMPAAAVHSVARLRPPDLIIQDELHLITGALGTTVGLFEVAIDVMTHWQTKDGRPVRPLLVASTATARNAADQVTALYGRGTTIFPPQVLDAGNTFFSKEIEVSKEAPGRRYIGISTTGVRLTTAEIRVAEVLMAGGQLLLDRSGKSADPYMTLVGYFSATRELAGMARYMGDDIQTALAKRRPWSRLPSRTGTNFGALHVAELTSRVASADITSTLDRMAVRFDPAFDSTAGKRNLRALRDNKSRTPERDVNPYDVVLATSMLQVGVDVTRLGLMLVVGQPKNTAEYIQASSRVGRDGDRPGLVVALGNWARPRDLAHFEQFRHYHETFYAQVEALSVTPFSVTSLERGLDGVLVSAARVRQAIRTQSLSPESGADRIETERNFVVDLVDALARRIAKAGDEDAAERAWELLTNRLDQWGKRRNHLMINRKSLVYEKVLDDSQHEALMMSAEDAKAGRYSQDGPPFVIPNSMREVQPEINLLVSPIKERLVYIEPMTAPQWEMREESS; encoded by the coding sequence GTGAGTGTCCCCCACCCTCCGCACGAGCCGTCCTACCCGCTCGACTTCGAGCCGGACGGACGGTCCTGGACGGCCCGGGAGAACCTGGTCGACATTCTGAGGCGAGAACTCCTCGGTCCGGCCGGCGGCCCCGAAGAGATCATCGAAGGTGCTCCCGACTCTGCGTACCTGGTCGGCCGTATTGCCCCGGAACGTCTCACGGCCGGCGAGGCCAACCCGACCCAGGCAGATTCCGACGATGCCGCCACCGATGTCGGTGATGCTGTCGATGCGGCCGAGAGCCGGGGCATCCCGTTGACTGCAGTCGACGACAGCAGTGCGTCTTCGGAGGAAGACGACGTAGACGATCAGCCGCAGAAGCGCGGGCTGATGATTCCGGCTTCGATGGGGCTGCGCTGCCAGGTCCCGGAAGACCTCGATGCGTTCACGGTGGTCACCGAGTTCGGCACGTATGAGCCCGTGAAGGAGAAGCAGGGCGAGGGCGACGAACCAGCTTCGCGCCTACGTCGGTACCAGCGAATTCCGCATCGCTTCGGCACGACGATCAAGATCGCGGACCTTACGCCGTCTCAGACCAAGACGTACGTGCTGAAGGATCAGGTCCTCCTGCGGGTGGACCGCTATGACGACGGCGAGCGAGGCTGCCGCCTGATCGAGATCGCCCTGTGTAATGACAGGGAGACACCACGCCAGATTCCGGTGGAAGCGTGGCTCTACCAGACACAGCTGACCGTCAACGCGTTGGACGGGTCACCCGTGTTCTTGCCGGTGAATGACGTACTCCTGGATACCCACGAGGAGCTGGATGACGAGCTCCGTCGCCTGCGGCTGCAGTACAGGAACCGACTGGAGTTCGCAGTGGGGCGGACCTGCTCGGTGGACTGGACGGAAATCCAGGGCACCCGCCGCGCCTCTGAGGTTCGGACGACGTGGCTGCCGGTTGCCGAGACACCGCAGACAGCGGCCGAGGAAATCGGCTCTGCCATGCTCGATATGCGGGCGCTGGAAGTTGCAACCCCAGCCGAACTGCGCGCTGGCCTGGAGCCCATCGTCGAGGGCTATGCCACCTGGCTGGAAGCCGAGGAGCAGCGTGCTCGTGAGCTCCCTGACCACCTGAGCCCGGAAGGACTTGAAGCCGTCGCCGACGCGCGCCGGGTACAGAAGCAGCTCAGGGAGGGCCTGGAGTTCCTACTGGCCGACGGGGAGAACTCTGCGGAAGCCTTGCTCTGCTTCCGGTTCATGAACCGGGTGATGGCCGATCAGCGCGTCCAGTCCCAGGTGGCTCAACGGCGCGCCGGCCAGAGCGAGGAGAGCCGGGAGAGCATCGACGAGGCCATCAACGCGATCATTGAAGCCGAGGGCATCAGGGCTCACTCCTGGCGAACCTTCCAGATCGCCTTCATCTTGATGCAGCTGCCGCTGCTGTTCGACCCGGCAGCCGACAAAAGATCAACTGACCTGGCCAAGGCCCAGCTGCTGTTCTTCCCGACCGGTGGTGGCAAGACAGAGGCGTACCTGGGGCTGGCCGCATACACCTTCGCTGTTCGGCGGCGTCAAGGCATAGTGGACGCTTTTGACGGTCCACTGGACGGTCGTTCTGGCGTGGCTGTGCTGATGCGGTACACGCTTCGGCTGCTCACCGCTCAGCAGTTCCAGCGAGCCACCGCTCTGGTGTGCGCAGCGGAACGGGCACGCAAGCAGGAACCGGAGATCTGGGGCGACGAGCCGTTCCGCATCGGGCTGTGGGTCGGCACGGACGTGAGTCCCAAGCGATATGACGAGGCCGCCAAGCAGCTGGAGAGGGCCAATCAGGGACATGGCTTTCGCTTGACGGTGCTGCAGGTTCAGCGTTGCCCCTGGTGCGGTACTCCCATCGAGGCGCGGAACGTCCGAGCCGATGATGCTCGACGTCGAGTGTTTGTGTACTGCGGTGATGAGCTCGCGGACTGCCCCTTCGCGGACGGCGGGGAGATCGACGAAGGGCTGCCCGTCCTGACTGTTGACGAAGAGATCTACCGCCTCGTCCCTGCCTTCGTGATCGCGACAGTGGACAAGTTCGCCCGCCTGGCCCGTGAGGGGGAGGCAGCCTCGCTTTTCGGGTACGTCTCGCGGCGCTGCGAGAGGCACGACTTCGTCCACCCCGATTACTCACAGTGCTCGATCAAAGACGGCAGTAAGCATCCGAAGAAGGACGGCATGCCAGCCGCCGCAGTGCACTCTGTGGCCCGACTGCGGCCCCCGGACCTGATCATCCAGGACGAGCTGCACCTGATCACCGGAGCTCTCGGTACGACTGTCGGCTTGTTTGAAGTGGCCATAGACGTGATGACGCACTGGCAGACCAAGGACGGACGTCCTGTGCGCCCGCTGCTGGTCGCCTCCACGGCGACTGCCCGCAACGCTGCGGATCAGGTGACGGCACTGTACGGGCGGGGCACCACCATCTTCCCGCCGCAGGTTCTCGACGCCGGGAACACTTTCTTCTCCAAGGAGATCGAGGTCTCGAAGGAGGCTCCTGGACGCCGCTACATCGGGATCAGCACGACAGGGGTACGGCTCACCACGGCCGAGATCCGTGTCGCCGAAGTTCTCATGGCAGGCGGCCAGTTGCTGCTAGATCGCTCGGGTAAATCCGCGGATCCGTACATGACCTTGGTCGGCTACTTCAGCGCGACCCGGGAACTGGCCGGTATGGCCCGGTACATGGGCGACGACATCCAGACGGCACTTGCCAAGCGCCGCCCCTGGTCCAGGCTGCCCAGTCGCACCGGTACCAACTTCGGTGCCCTGCATGTCGCTGAGTTGACCTCCCGCGTGGCCAGCGCGGACATCACCTCCACCCTTGACCGCATGGCCGTGAGGTTCGATCCCGCCTTCGACTCCACCGCCGGGAAACGGAACTTGCGCGCCCTGCGAGACAACAAGTCCCGCACGCCCGAGCGGGACGTAAACCCGTACGACGTCGTGCTGGCGACCTCCATGCTCCAGGTAGGTGTGGACGTGACCAGGCTCGGACTGATGCTGGTGGTCGGTCAGCCGAAAAACACCGCCGAGTACATCCAGGCCTCATCGCGTGTCGGCCGTGACGGGGACCGCCCCGGACTGGTTGTGGCACTCGGTAACTGGGCCAGGCCCCGAGACCTGGCGCACTTCGAACAGTTCCGCCACTACCACGAGACGTTCTATGCCCAGGTCGAAGCACTGTCCGTCACCCCGTTCTCGGTGACGTCGCTCGAGCGTGGCCTGGATGGTGTCCTGGTCAGCGCAGCCCGCGTTCGCCAGGCGATCCGGACCCAGAGCCTGTCCCCGGAGTCCGGAGCCGACCGGATTGAGACCGAGCGGAACTTCGTTGTGGATCTCGTTGACGCGCTGGCACGTCGGATCGCTAAGGCCGGGGACGAGGACGCGGCCGAACGGGCATGGGAGCTATTGACCAACCGACTCGACCAGTGGGGCAAGCGCCGCAACCACCTCATGATCAACCGCAAGTCGCTGGTCTACGAGAAGGTACTCGACGACTCTCAGCACGAGGCACTCATGATGAGTGCCGAGGATGCCAAGGCCGGCCGTTACAGCCAAGACGGTCCCCCGTTCGTCATTCCCAACTCGATGCGCGAAGTACAGCCCGAGATCAACCTCTTGGTCAGCCCTATCAAGGAACGACTCGTGTACATCGAGCCCATGACTGCGCCCCAGTGGGAGATGCGGGAGGAGAGCTCGTGA
- the drmB gene encoding DrmB family protein: protein MTDEDRFVYDANRAVDPLGDLDEEAERQAKHNRAKVGSARPSSLLYTYGPGSIMDLPQFTIMSTGLDDWERIWRRRDSLPPVIHAPRLKGVVRMALRSNDVELRPHPWQPKKHSRSAEGNDLGVPARVFPQWLRCTGCDLLGKLSQFDYKNTHPFRTDLATFEHTKCTGRSGNRNRRPMRRPAVPARYLLACVDGHLDEFPYDLWVHHGQPCANAELPVLKMTDHTVGKGASAVIRCESCGMRRPMNEAQGEAGKKKLPKCRGRHPHLDAFDHRGCRHQTRLMLVGASNLWFPATYSIIVMPESQQEKESDLADRIRTTLGERLGKYRENLDMIRDLLVDRVDVTGLSDSELAAAVEAACAPQPTPEEHEERFGDWDPVDLLVPEWRYLLLDINGARVEDPKSGLTLATRQRGPELRPEITRVLAVERLRKVNALVGFTRIDAMDRAGDLQRRLAPLTRTRRPSWTVATEDRGEGLFLQLDEDSVAAWEERIGKSDIWEAHRAAHERNFNRRFSETAEKVKADSRLKPPRYWLIHTFAHTLIRELALSCGYSAASLSERLYAWPEADNRDPAAGLLICTTASDSDGTLGGLVQLSDPERLQRVVADALRKAQRCSSDPICAMRTPQPPEDFLHGAACHCCVMASETSCERANRFLDRRFLIDLPGSNLGYFSTDE from the coding sequence GTGACTGACGAGGATCGCTTCGTCTACGACGCGAACAGGGCGGTCGACCCGCTGGGCGACCTGGATGAGGAAGCTGAGCGCCAGGCCAAGCACAACAGGGCCAAGGTCGGCTCGGCCCGGCCTTCCTCCCTGCTGTACACCTACGGCCCCGGTTCGATCATGGACCTGCCGCAGTTCACGATCATGTCTACCGGTCTTGATGACTGGGAACGAATCTGGCGCAGGCGCGATTCGCTGCCGCCGGTCATCCACGCACCGAGGCTGAAGGGCGTCGTGCGGATGGCGCTCAGGTCGAACGACGTGGAGCTCCGGCCACACCCTTGGCAGCCGAAGAAGCACAGCCGGTCTGCTGAGGGCAATGACCTCGGAGTGCCGGCCCGCGTCTTTCCGCAGTGGTTGCGGTGCACTGGTTGTGACCTGCTGGGAAAGCTCTCGCAGTTCGACTACAAGAACACTCATCCATTCCGTACGGACCTGGCCACGTTCGAGCACACGAAGTGCACGGGCCGTTCCGGCAACCGGAACAGACGACCGATGCGCCGCCCCGCGGTGCCCGCCCGCTACCTCCTGGCGTGCGTCGACGGGCACCTGGACGAGTTCCCATACGACCTGTGGGTTCACCACGGCCAGCCGTGCGCCAATGCAGAGCTTCCAGTCCTCAAGATGACCGACCATACCGTTGGTAAGGGTGCCTCGGCTGTCATCCGCTGTGAGTCCTGTGGGATGCGCAGGCCGATGAACGAGGCCCAGGGCGAGGCTGGCAAGAAGAAGCTGCCGAAATGCCGCGGACGTCATCCACACCTGGACGCTTTCGATCACCGGGGCTGCCGCCACCAGACACGTCTGATGCTGGTGGGTGCCTCCAACCTGTGGTTTCCCGCCACCTACTCGATCATCGTCATGCCGGAGTCTCAGCAAGAGAAGGAAAGCGATCTGGCCGACCGGATCCGCACCACGCTGGGAGAGCGACTCGGCAAGTATCGGGAGAACCTCGACATGATTCGGGACTTGCTCGTGGACCGCGTGGACGTCACTGGGTTGTCGGACTCTGAGCTTGCCGCAGCAGTCGAGGCAGCCTGTGCTCCTCAGCCCACACCGGAGGAGCACGAGGAAAGATTCGGTGACTGGGACCCAGTCGACCTGCTGGTGCCAGAATGGCGCTATCTACTGCTTGATATCAACGGTGCTCGAGTCGAAGACCCCAAGAGCGGACTCACACTGGCTACGAGGCAACGCGGACCCGAGCTGAGGCCCGAGATCACCCGTGTTCTCGCTGTCGAGAGGCTTCGTAAGGTCAATGCGCTCGTCGGGTTCACACGTATCGATGCCATGGATCGCGCCGGAGATCTGCAACGCCGCTTGGCACCTCTCACCAGGACCCGCCGTCCCTCGTGGACAGTAGCGACCGAGGACCGTGGTGAGGGCCTCTTCCTCCAGCTCGACGAAGACTCCGTCGCTGCTTGGGAGGAGCGCATCGGCAAGTCCGACATATGGGAGGCGCATCGCGCAGCCCATGAGCGGAACTTCAACCGTCGCTTCTCAGAAACGGCTGAGAAGGTCAAGGCCGACAGCCGACTCAAGCCCCCGCGTTACTGGCTTATCCACACCTTTGCCCACACCCTGATCCGAGAACTCGCCCTCAGCTGTGGGTATTCGGCTGCCAGCCTCAGCGAACGCCTGTATGCCTGGCCCGAAGCCGACAATAGGGACCCCGCGGCTGGCCTGCTCATCTGCACCACGGCCTCTGACAGCGACGGAACCCTGGGCGGGCTCGTTCAGCTCAGCGACCCTGAGCGGTTGCAGCGCGTCGTTGCTGACGCCTTGCGCAAGGCACAACGCTGTTCCTCCGACCCCATCTGTGCGATGCGCACCCCGCAACCCCCGGAAGACTTTCTCCACGGTGCCGCCTGTCACTGCTGCGTCATGGCCTCGGAGACCTCTTGCGAACGGGCGAACCGGTTCCTCGACCGTCGCTTCCTGATCGACCTGCCGGGCAGCAACCTCGGATACTTCTCGACCGATGAGTGA